The proteins below are encoded in one region of Segatella copri:
- a CDS encoding calcium-translocating P-type ATPase, PMCA-type, whose translation MDIDKNRRIGLTDEQVKQSREQHGKNVLTPPQRTSLWKLYLDKYRDPIIQILLVAAFVSLILAFIEKNFMETIGIFVAVFLATTVGFYFERDAAKKFNLLTALSEEQPVKVRRNGKVMEIPRHDVVVGDVVLVEVGDEVPADGELIVCNDLQINESALTGEPVAEKSLEGGGDGAYPRNVILRSTMVMNGRGEFVVTAVGDATEIGKVAKKSTEQTSVETPLHMQLDKLAKMISKVGSVVSVAAFFIFLIHDILTNPAWGGKDYFYMAEIVLKYFMMAVTLIVMAVPEGLPMAITLSLALNMRRMLKSNNLVRKLHACETMGAVTVICTDKTGTLTQNKMQVSALELKQGDEALLDTAISLNSTAELNDGKPIGNPTESALLLWLNAQGKDYEELRKQVNVLKQLPFSTERKMMATLAEVDGETYLFVKGAPEIVMKKCIIEDRMQRQSAEELDEWQHKAMRTLAFAYKKIEASIMRTSRTSTAEVVALLDANDLQLQAIAAIADPIRPDVPAAVQECRHAGIEVKVVTGDTAATALEIGKQIGVFEDEPENIGADGSLTSLDQQMITGEQWEALSDEEAYERAKDIRVMSRARPTDKQRLVAMLQKRGEVVAVTGDGTNDAPALHYAHVGLSLGSGTSVAKEASDMTLLDDSFKSIANAVMWGRSLYRNLQRFLFFQLVVNVAALLLVLGGSVIGTEMPLTVTQILWVNLIMDTFAALALASLPPSHEVMKDKPRKASDFIINKSIGFGILFCGIVFFLVMFALLVYCERRGKGGVDVHELTMFFTTFVMIQFWNLFNAKALMSHHTAFRHFLKDKGMILVLVLVLVGQWIIVTFGGEMFRTTPLSLYEWLLIIGSTSVVLWAGELWRTFKRMIAKRR comes from the coding sequence ATGGACATAGACAAAAATAGAAGAATCGGTCTTACCGATGAACAAGTTAAACAGAGTAGGGAGCAGCATGGCAAGAACGTGCTCACCCCTCCTCAACGTACTTCATTATGGAAATTGTATTTGGATAAATATCGCGACCCGATTATCCAGATACTTCTTGTGGCGGCTTTCGTATCCCTCATCCTTGCTTTTATCGAAAAGAATTTCATGGAGACCATCGGTATCTTCGTGGCTGTTTTCCTTGCTACTACCGTAGGTTTCTATTTTGAGCGCGATGCTGCCAAGAAGTTTAATCTGCTCACGGCGCTCAGCGAAGAGCAGCCGGTAAAGGTGCGCCGCAATGGTAAGGTGATGGAGATTCCGCGCCACGATGTGGTGGTGGGAGATGTAGTGCTTGTGGAAGTGGGCGACGAGGTGCCTGCCGATGGAGAACTCATCGTCTGCAACGACCTGCAGATTAATGAATCTGCCCTTACGGGCGAACCTGTTGCCGAGAAATCTCTGGAAGGCGGTGGCGATGGAGCCTATCCTCGCAACGTCATCCTCCGTTCTACCATGGTGATGAATGGCAGGGGCGAGTTCGTGGTTACTGCCGTGGGCGATGCTACCGAGATTGGTAAGGTGGCGAAGAAATCTACTGAGCAGACTTCGGTGGAGACACCGCTTCACATGCAGCTCGATAAGTTGGCGAAGATGATTTCCAAGGTAGGCTCTGTAGTATCAGTGGCAGCCTTCTTCATCTTCCTGATTCACGATATCCTCACCAATCCGGCATGGGGCGGCAAGGATTATTTCTATATGGCAGAAATCGTGCTGAAATACTTCATGATGGCTGTTACCCTGATTGTGATGGCGGTGCCGGAGGGATTGCCGATGGCGATTACCCTTTCTCTGGCGCTCAACATGCGAAGAATGCTGAAGTCGAACAATCTGGTGCGCAAGCTCCATGCCTGCGAAACCATGGGTGCCGTTACCGTGATCTGTACCGATAAAACCGGTACGCTTACCCAGAACAAGATGCAGGTGAGTGCCCTGGAACTCAAGCAGGGCGATGAGGCGCTGCTCGATACTGCCATTTCCCTCAACTCTACAGCCGAGTTGAATGACGGCAAACCTATCGGAAACCCTACCGAGTCGGCTCTCCTGCTCTGGCTCAATGCCCAGGGCAAGGATTATGAAGAACTCCGCAAGCAGGTGAATGTGCTCAAGCAGTTGCCTTTCTCTACTGAGAGAAAGATGATGGCAACCTTGGCAGAAGTTGATGGCGAGACCTATCTCTTCGTGAAGGGTGCGCCTGAAATCGTGATGAAGAAATGCATCATCGAAGATAGAATGCAGAGACAGTCAGCCGAAGAACTCGATGAGTGGCAGCATAAGGCGATGAGAACCCTGGCGTTCGCCTATAAGAAGATAGAAGCTTCTATCATGAGAACTTCCAGAACCTCTACTGCCGAAGTGGTAGCACTTCTCGATGCCAACGACCTTCAGTTGCAGGCCATTGCAGCCATTGCCGATCCTATCCGTCCGGATGTTCCTGCTGCCGTGCAGGAGTGCCGCCATGCGGGTATCGAGGTGAAGGTGGTTACGGGTGATACGGCTGCCACCGCCTTGGAGATAGGCAAGCAGATAGGTGTCTTCGAAGATGAACCTGAGAATATCGGAGCAGATGGCTCTCTGACCTCGCTCGACCAGCAGATGATTACGGGCGAACAGTGGGAGGCTCTTTCTGACGAAGAGGCTTACGAACGGGCAAAGGATATCCGAGTGATGAGCCGTGCCCGTCCTACCGATAAGCAGCGACTGGTGGCCATGCTCCAGAAGCGTGGCGAGGTGGTTGCCGTTACAGGCGACGGTACCAACGATGCTCCGGCGCTTCACTATGCTCACGTGGGCTTGTCGCTGGGTTCGGGAACTTCCGTGGCTAAGGAGGCTTCGGATATGACCCTGCTCGATGATTCGTTCAAGTCTATCGCCAATGCCGTGATGTGGGGACGCTCGCTCTATCGCAACCTGCAGCGCTTCCTCTTCTTCCAGTTGGTAGTAAACGTGGCAGCCCTCCTGCTGGTGCTTGGCGGTTCTGTCATCGGAACCGAGATGCCGTTGACGGTAACTCAGATTCTCTGGGTGAACCTTATCATGGATACCTTCGCAGCCTTGGCACTTGCCTCATTGCCTCCATCTCACGAGGTGATGAAGGATAAACCACGCAAGGCATCCGATTTCATCATCAACAAGAGCATCGGTTTCGGCATTCTGTTCTGCGGCATCGTCTTCTTCCTCGTGATGTTTGCCCTGCTGGTTTACTGTGAGCGCAGAGGCAAGGGTGGCGTAGATGTGCATGAGCTGACCATGTTCTTTACCACCTTCGTGATGATACAGTTCTGGAACCTCTTCAATGCCAAGGCGCTGATGAGCCATCATACTGCTTTCCGCCATTTCCTGAAGGATAAGGGAATGATTCTGGTGCTTGTACTGGTATTGGTGGGTCAGTGGATAATCGTAACCTTTGGTGGCGAAATGTTCCGCACCACACCATTGTCGCTCTACGAGTGGCTGCTCATCATCGGCTCAACCTCCGTTGTACTTTGGGCGGGCGAGCTGTGGAGAACTTTTAAGAGAATGATAGCAAAGAGAAGATAA
- a CDS encoding bifunctional riboflavin kinase/FAD synthetase codes for MNTIHYNDIVQLPPCVATIGFFDGVHRGHQFLIHHLVETARKEGLQSTVITFDAHPRKVLQADYQPEMLSTLDSKLLLLSKTEVDNAVVLHFDKAMAAMSAREFMQQVLHDHLNVRKLFIGYDHRFGHNREETFEDYVRYGKEMGIEVIRNEAFQIDGINISSSVIRSFLKEGEVEMAARCLGFPYTLIGKVVNGFHEGRKLGFPTANLDISHFGQLIPAPGVYAVRVRLENTVEWKRGMMNVGNRPTFNGRQLTLETHIFNFDGDIYDQLLLVSFVKRIRGEQKFDSPEELAAQLKEDEQTVLDLFEKEAE; via the coding sequence ATGAATACAATACATTATAACGATATCGTGCAGTTGCCGCCTTGTGTGGCAACGATTGGTTTCTTCGATGGAGTGCATCGGGGACATCAGTTCCTGATTCATCATCTCGTAGAGACGGCACGAAAGGAAGGCTTGCAATCTACCGTCATCACCTTCGATGCGCATCCCCGCAAGGTATTGCAGGCAGATTATCAGCCAGAGATGCTGAGCACGCTCGATTCCAAGCTGCTGCTGCTTTCGAAGACGGAAGTGGATAATGCTGTGGTGCTGCATTTCGACAAGGCGATGGCTGCCATGTCGGCAAGAGAGTTCATGCAGCAGGTGCTCCACGACCATCTCAACGTAAGGAAACTCTTCATCGGCTACGACCATCGCTTCGGTCACAACCGCGAGGAGACTTTCGAAGATTACGTGCGCTACGGCAAGGAGATGGGCATCGAGGTAATCAGGAACGAAGCCTTCCAGATAGATGGCATCAACATCTCTTCTTCCGTCATCCGCTCTTTCCTGAAAGAGGGAGAAGTGGAGATGGCAGCCCGGTGCCTCGGATTCCCTTACACCCTCATCGGAAAGGTGGTGAATGGATTCCATGAAGGCAGAAAGCTCGGTTTCCCTACTGCCAATCTCGACATCTCTCACTTCGGACAGCTGATTCCTGCCCCTGGTGTCTATGCCGTAAGGGTAAGACTGGAGAATACGGTGGAATGGAAGCGGGGAATGATGAATGTGGGCAATCGCCCAACCTTCAATGGCAGACAACTGACGCTAGAGACGCACATCTTCAATTTCGACGGGGATATTTATGACCAGCTCTTGCTCGTAAGCTTCGTGAAGCGAATAAGGGGCGAACAGAAGTTTGACAGTCCCGAGGAGTTGGCGGCGCAGCTGAAAGAGGATGAGCAGACCGTGCTGGATCTCTTTGAAAAGGAAGCGGAATGA
- a CDS encoding CPBP family intramembrane glutamic endopeptidase — MAKINLKRGLTDIVLYLIIFIVVQIIVMYAGAGIWAGIKGEGYQATLLAISSGSNPILMALTSAFSNVITLVIFLKTKWTPLTRDYLLSKPWATLLWVALFSLGTIIPLEFIYEQIGIEMDENAEQILASLMKEPWGYVAIGVLAPFAEEVVFRGAILRTLLGLMSKKNHWVAIMISAAIFGLAHANVAQFINALLLGLLLGWMYYRTKSLVPGILLHWVTNTMAYVLSNIMPQSDGKLIDLFHGDEKTMYYAIGFSLCIMIPSFIQLVIRLKKVKA; from the coding sequence ATGGCAAAGATTAATTTAAAGAGAGGTTTGACGGATATCGTCCTCTACCTGATTATATTTATAGTAGTACAGATTATCGTGATGTATGCTGGTGCAGGAATCTGGGCGGGCATTAAGGGCGAAGGTTACCAGGCAACGCTCCTGGCTATCAGTTCGGGCAGCAATCCTATCCTGATGGCGCTTACCTCAGCGTTCAGCAACGTTATCACCCTCGTCATCTTCCTGAAGACGAAGTGGACACCGCTGACCCGCGATTATCTGCTTTCCAAGCCTTGGGCAACGCTTCTCTGGGTGGCATTGTTCTCTCTGGGAACCATCATTCCTCTGGAGTTCATATATGAGCAGATAGGCATCGAGATGGACGAGAATGCCGAGCAGATACTCGCATCGCTCATGAAGGAGCCTTGGGGCTATGTGGCTATCGGCGTTCTGGCGCCTTTTGCTGAGGAGGTTGTGTTCCGTGGAGCCATTCTCCGCACCCTGCTGGGTCTTATGAGCAAGAAGAACCATTGGGTAGCCATCATGATTTCGGCTGCCATCTTCGGTCTGGCTCACGCCAACGTAGCGCAGTTTATCAATGCCCTCCTGCTGGGCTTACTCCTGGGTTGGATGTATTATCGCACCAAGAGTCTTGTTCCGGGCATCCTGCTCCACTGGGTGACTAATACGATGGCGTATGTCCTATCCAATATCATGCCTCAGAGCGATGGCAAGCTCATCGACCTCTTCCATGGCGATGAGAAAACCATGTATTATGCCATAGGCTTCTCTCTCTGCATCATGATTCCAAGTTTCATACAGCTGGTTATCAGATTAAAGAAGGTGAAGGCTTAA
- a CDS encoding site-specific integrase, whose protein sequence is MKIEKFKVLLYLKKSGMDKNGKAPIMGRITVNRTMAQFSCKLSCTPSLWNPRASRLEGKSKEAVETNKDIEQLLLSIQKAFDVLVEKRTDFEAKDVKEALQGSVKTQTTLLSFVDEHISELSTHEGIDMSKSSVWTYRKIRKNLAEFIGEKYRLTDLAFGQLTEPFISDFHHYLLDEKGFSSGTITIYVSLFKKMCRIAFERGLCKNLLFAHYRVGTPRVTTPKALSMSDFIKIRDVELPEDKPRLSVSRDLFLFACYAGTAFIDTVSITKANVKVLEDGDKWLIYNRKKTGTLARVKLLPEALELMAKYEDGARDTLFPLLSTNRVRIDLITICKLAETSKTYSYHSGRHSFASLITLEAGVPMETICKMLGHKDVKMTQRYARVTQKKLFEDMDKFIAATEKDFILAL, encoded by the coding sequence ATGAAAATCGAAAAATTCAAGGTGTTGCTCTACCTAAAAAAGAGCGGAATGGACAAGAATGGAAAAGCTCCCATCATGGGACGCATCACGGTGAACAGGACTATGGCGCAGTTCTCCTGCAAGTTGTCTTGCACTCCATCGCTTTGGAATCCTCGTGCCAGCCGATTGGAGGGCAAGAGCAAGGAAGCCGTGGAAACCAACAAGGACATCGAGCAGTTGTTGCTTTCCATCCAAAAGGCTTTCGATGTGCTTGTGGAAAAGAGAACGGACTTCGAGGCTAAGGATGTCAAGGAGGCTTTGCAGGGCAGCGTCAAGACACAGACCACCCTTCTCTCCTTCGTGGACGAGCATATCAGTGAACTCAGCACCCATGAGGGCATCGATATGTCGAAGAGCAGTGTCTGGACTTACAGAAAGATTCGCAAGAATCTCGCTGAGTTCATCGGGGAGAAGTATAGGTTGACTGATTTGGCTTTCGGACAGCTGACCGAGCCTTTCATCAGTGACTTTCACCATTACTTGCTTGACGAGAAAGGCTTTTCATCAGGAACCATCACCATCTATGTGTCGCTCTTCAAGAAGATGTGCCGCATTGCCTTTGAGCGAGGCTTGTGCAAGAACCTGCTGTTCGCCCATTATCGGGTTGGCACTCCAAGGGTTACGACACCCAAGGCTCTCAGCATGTCTGATTTCATAAAAATCCGTGATGTGGAACTGCCCGAAGACAAGCCGAGACTATCCGTTAGCCGTGACCTGTTTCTTTTCGCCTGCTATGCAGGAACAGCCTTCATAGACACCGTTTCCATCACGAAAGCCAATGTCAAGGTGTTGGAGGATGGTGACAAATGGCTCATCTATAACCGCAAGAAGACCGGAACACTTGCCAGGGTGAAACTCCTGCCCGAGGCGTTGGAGCTGATGGCGAAATACGAGGACGGGGCAAGAGATACCCTTTTCCCATTGCTGAGCACGAATCGTGTTCGTATCGATCTCATCACCATCTGCAAGTTGGCGGAAACGAGCAAGACCTATTCCTACCATTCGGGACGACACTCGTTCGCCAGCCTCATTACGCTGGAGGCTGGTGTGCCGATGGAGACCATCTGCAAGATGCTCGGTCACAAGGATGTGAAGATGACGCAGCGGTATGCGAGAGTAACCCAAAAGAAGCTGTTTGAGGACATGGACAAGTTCATCGCTGCAACCGAGAAGGACTTTATTCTCGCATTATGA
- a CDS encoding site-specific integrase, giving the protein MSRSTFSILPYINRQKVKADGTANILCRITVDGKSAAISTGISCTPQEWNAKKGEVRNARDNGRLASFLAEVKDKYNSLLTTNGIITVEMLKAVLKDKDTTGRFLLNFGDTIVEWYRTSKARQTFLHKRTWQKNLRAFVHSLDKDDIAFEDIDENFGEEYKLFLKRDQGRIDSYVNHCLLWLNMLMYKAVDRSIIRFNPIAKIGYEKKAAPKMTHISKADFIKMLSTPMADERTELARRCFIFASLTSLSYIDVKKLYPHHISENSEGRKFIRKEREKTGVEFFVPLHPIAEKILSLYNTTDDSKPVFPLGEKKDIYLDVHTLGMVLGISNKLGFHASRHTFGVLMLNEDIPIGSIAKMMGHADITSTQVYAQVTEQKISNDMDKLIAKRERNRLSNEKTIGK; this is encoded by the coding sequence ATGAGCAGAAGTACATTTTCAATTTTGCCTTACATCAACAGACAGAAGGTGAAGGCAGACGGAACAGCCAACATACTTTGCCGCATCACCGTTGACGGCAAAAGTGCAGCCATTTCCACAGGCATATCCTGTACCCCACAGGAGTGGAACGCCAAGAAGGGAGAGGTACGGAACGCAAGGGACAACGGACGATTGGCAAGTTTCCTTGCTGAGGTCAAGGATAAATACAACTCACTTCTTACCACCAACGGCATCATCACCGTGGAAATGCTGAAGGCTGTGTTGAAGGACAAGGACACGACAGGAAGGTTCTTGCTGAACTTTGGTGATACCATCGTGGAATGGTATCGAACCTCAAAAGCCAGACAAACCTTTCTGCACAAGCGGACATGGCAGAAGAACCTGAGAGCCTTTGTCCATTCGTTGGATAAGGACGACATCGCCTTTGAGGACATAGACGAGAATTTCGGGGAGGAATACAAGCTATTCCTGAAACGAGACCAGGGACGTATCGACAGCTACGTGAACCATTGCCTTCTCTGGCTGAACATGTTGATGTACAAGGCAGTGGACAGGAGCATTATCCGCTTCAATCCCATAGCCAAGATAGGGTATGAGAAGAAGGCAGCCCCGAAGATGACCCATATCAGCAAGGCAGACTTCATCAAGATGCTCTCTACCCCGATGGCTGACGAGCGAACGGAGCTTGCACGCAGATGTTTCATTTTTGCCTCGCTCACCTCCTTATCCTATATAGATGTAAAGAAACTGTACCCTCACCATATCAGTGAGAACTCCGAGGGTAGGAAGTTCATCCGCAAGGAAAGAGAGAAGACAGGCGTGGAGTTCTTCGTGCCACTCCATCCGATAGCCGAGAAGATTCTTTCGCTCTACAATACCACGGACGACAGCAAGCCTGTTTTTCCACTGGGTGAGAAGAAAGACATCTATCTTGATGTGCATACCCTTGGAATGGTGCTTGGCATAAGTAATAAGTTGGGATTCCACGCCAGCCGCCATACATTCGGAGTCTTGATGCTCAACGAGGACATTCCCATCGGCAGCATAGCCAAGATGATGGGACACGCAGACATTACAAGCACACAGGTCTATGCGCAGGTGACGGAGCAGAAGATTTCAAATGACATGGATAAGCTTATTGCCAAGCGAGAAAGGAACAGATTATCGAACGAAAAAACTATTGGAAAATGA
- a CDS encoding helix-turn-helix domain-containing protein produces MSNEVMTRNSEWMNHIVNHLNRMVDNFERAVMNYRPMLGGERFMTDKELCARLQLSRRTLQDYRNNGVIPYIQLGGKILYRESDIQKILMANYREAYRMKGL; encoded by the coding sequence ATGAGCAATGAAGTAATGACAAGAAACAGCGAGTGGATGAACCACATCGTGAACCACCTCAACCGAATGGTTGACAATTTTGAACGTGCCGTGATGAACTACCGCCCCATGCTTGGCGGTGAGCGCTTCATGACGGACAAGGAGCTTTGTGCCAGGCTGCAACTGAGCCGAAGAACCCTGCAGGACTACCGAAACAACGGTGTCATCCCGTATATCCAGCTTGGCGGAAAGATACTCTACCGCGAGTCCGACATTCAGAAGATTCTGATGGCTAACTATCGTGAGGCGTACAGAATGAAGGGCTTGTAG
- a CDS encoding helix-turn-helix domain-containing protein produces the protein MGFIVFEEEAFNYLDAQLENFVKRMDRIRERSEDKTMNKWLDTQDVCQTLNICPRTVQTLRDNGTLAYTQISHKTYYKPEDVMAIVAVVEDKKKDMRFRKRTG, from the coding sequence ATGGGATTCATCGTATTCGAGGAAGAGGCATTCAACTATCTTGATGCCCAGTTGGAGAACTTCGTGAAGCGCATGGACAGAATCCGTGAGCGCAGTGAGGACAAGACCATGAACAAGTGGCTCGACACGCAGGACGTGTGTCAGACGCTCAACATCTGCCCACGGACAGTGCAGACGCTTCGGGACAACGGAACTTTGGCTTATACGCAAATCAGCCACAAGACCTACTACAAGCCGGAGGACGTGATGGCTATCGTAGCAGTAGTGGAGGACAAGAAAAAGGACATGCGCTTTCGCAAGCGCACAGGTTAG
- a CDS encoding DUF3408 domain-containing protein: MARTKDAVLTPEQKELMEKEYLDFVKPSTYGNKANPSSCNSLYDDVENPELRAIVEKVAATTPYREETSTNEAQSPPNPQKRISGKQRKATLEEYQQTFLQVPRIDDRKPVFVSSDVRDRLDRVVRILGGRRMSVSGIIENIVRHHLSLYEEDFEAWRKL; the protein is encoded by the coding sequence ATGGCAAGAACAAAAGATGCAGTCTTGACTCCTGAGCAAAAGGAGCTGATGGAAAAAGAGTATTTGGATTTTGTTAAACCATCTACGTATGGCAACAAAGCCAATCCAAGTAGTTGTAATTCTCTCTATGATGATGTAGAGAACCCAGAGTTGAGAGCAATTGTAGAGAAAGTTGCTGCAACAACTCCCTATAGAGAGGAAACATCAACGAACGAGGCTCAATCGCCACCGAATCCGCAGAAGCGCATCAGCGGCAAGCAGCGCAAGGCGACATTAGAGGAGTATCAGCAGACCTTCCTCCAAGTTCCAAGGATTGACGACCGCAAGCCAGTCTTCGTCAGTTCCGATGTACGAGACCGTCTTGATCGTGTCGTCCGCATCCTCGGAGGGAGACGCATGAGCGTATCGGGCATCATCGAGAACATCGTGCGCCACCACCTAAGCCTTTATGAAGAGGACTTCGAGGCTTGGCGCAAATTGTGA
- a CDS encoding MobC family plasmid mobilization relaxosome protein, with protein MTSIHEQDRRKGGRPPTGRIHKLSKSVTVKFSKPSYEALRLRARKANRKLAEYIRESALNGEVVSGHNAETVAIAKNLIGMANNLNQLTKLSHQRGFHETHVYVVDLLRRLKAILGEYRQASYKPKPSSMGRKEDTT; from the coding sequence ATGACAAGCATACATGAACAGGACAGGAGAAAGGGCGGAAGACCGCCCACAGGCAGGATTCACAAGCTGTCGAAGTCTGTCACGGTGAAGTTCTCGAAGCCAAGCTACGAGGCACTGAGGCTGAGGGCGAGAAAAGCCAACCGCAAGTTGGCGGAGTACATCCGTGAGTCCGCCTTGAACGGCGAGGTGGTCAGCGGACACAATGCAGAGACGGTAGCCATCGCCAAGAACCTCATTGGCATGGCGAACAACCTCAACCAACTTACCAAGCTGTCGCATCAGAGAGGTTTCCATGAAACCCATGTATATGTGGTGGACTTGTTGAGAAGATTGAAAGCAATCCTTGGCGAGTATCGCCAAGCAAGTTATAAACCGAAGCCAAGCAGTATGGGCAGAAAGGAGGATACCACATGA
- a CDS encoding relaxase/mobilization nuclease domain-containing protein, producing the protein MIGKLKKGSSFGGCIRYVTGKDEAKIIVSDGVLLGTNAEMTQSFELQRQLNPRIKKPVGHIALSFKPEDKPRLTDEFMAKIALEYMQMMGITDTQFIIVRHHNTDNPHCHIVYNRINNEGKLISDRNDYRRNEQVTKVLKSKYGLTYGTDKSKTNTRKLRNAERAKYEIHNAVKDALKGADSWQKFKNELAKRGVLLEFVYKDKERTKVQGIRFCKDGYSFKGTQICRECSFGKLDARLGTEYNRVSPRAESMQGGQLSCHQVEQTQPTAEHTQDPWSGISSIGLFAPSNAQTYEPFPEDESAKKKKRKRRKGFSL; encoded by the coding sequence ATGATAGGCAAGCTAAAGAAGGGCAGCTCATTTGGTGGTTGCATCCGCTATGTTACAGGCAAGGACGAGGCGAAAATCATCGTCTCGGATGGTGTGTTACTCGGCACGAATGCCGAGATGACGCAAAGTTTCGAGCTACAGAGGCAGCTAAATCCAAGGATTAAGAAGCCTGTGGGACACATTGCATTGAGCTTCAAACCCGAGGACAAGCCACGTTTGACGGATGAGTTCATGGCTAAGATAGCCCTTGAATACATGCAGATGATGGGCATCACCGATACCCAATTCATCATCGTAAGGCATCACAATACGGACAATCCACATTGTCATATCGTGTATAACCGCATCAATAACGAGGGCAAACTCATATCAGACAGGAATGATTACAGGCGTAATGAGCAAGTTACCAAGGTCCTAAAATCCAAATATGGGCTGACTTACGGAACGGATAAGAGCAAGACTAATACTCGCAAGTTACGCAATGCTGAGCGTGCCAAATACGAGATTCACAATGCCGTCAAGGATGCCTTGAAAGGCGCTGATAGTTGGCAGAAATTCAAGAATGAACTTGCAAAGCGAGGTGTTCTCTTGGAGTTTGTCTATAAGGACAAGGAGCGAACCAAGGTTCAAGGCATCCGTTTCTGCAAGGATGGATATAGCTTCAAGGGTACGCAGATTTGCAGAGAATGCAGCTTTGGCAAGTTGGATGCAAGACTTGGCACAGAGTATAATCGTGTATCGCCAAGAGCCGAATCTATGCAGGGAGGACAACTAAGTTGTCACCAAGTAGAACAGACTCAACCAACGGCAGAACATACCCAAGACCCTTGGAGTGGTATTTCTTCCATCGGCTTGTTCGCTCCGTCTAATGCCCAAACTTATGAGCCATTCCCAGAGGATGAATCCGCCAAGAAGAAAAAGAGAAAACGCAGAAAGGGCTTCAGCCTTTGA
- a CDS encoding radical SAM protein — MNTAPLICIDRHRLTIDGEGVTTLVAFHGCPLHCKYCLNPQCLDADGVWQEVDTELLMANVEMDNLYFLATGGGICFGGGEPLLWSSFIKEFCELCPEGWHFTMETSLNVPRHHLEKVTPYIDSFIIDIKDMNPAIYQAYTGKPNRQVIDNLVWLNTHAKHKDKIILRLPIIPKFNTEDDRKHSRQVLIELGYENFDEFEYVIRNK; from the coding sequence ATGAATACAGCTCCACTTATCTGTATCGACCGTCATCGCCTTACAATTGACGGTGAGGGGGTTACTACGCTCGTAGCATTTCATGGTTGTCCTCTTCATTGCAAGTACTGTCTCAATCCCCAATGCCTTGATGCTGACGGCGTATGGCAGGAGGTGGATACAGAACTGCTGATGGCGAACGTGGAGATGGACAACCTCTACTTCTTAGCTACAGGAGGCGGCATCTGTTTTGGCGGAGGAGAACCGCTTCTGTGGAGTTCATTCATAAAGGAGTTTTGTGAACTATGCCCAGAGGGATGGCACTTTACGATGGAGACGAGTCTAAACGTACCTCGCCATCACTTGGAGAAAGTCACCCCATACATTGACTCCTTTATCATCGACATCAAGGACATGAATCCTGCCATCTATCAAGCCTACACTGGTAAGCCCAACCGGCAAGTTATCGACAACCTTGTCTGGCTCAACACTCATGCCAAACATAAAGACAAGATCATCCTTCGTCTCCCCATAATCCCCAAGTTCAACACCGAAGATGACAGGAAACACAGTCGCCAAGTCTTAATAGAATTAGGATATGAGAATTTTGATGAATTTGAATATGTTATTAGAAACAAATAA